Proteins found in one Homalodisca vitripennis isolate AUS2020 chromosome 4, UT_GWSS_2.1, whole genome shotgun sequence genomic segment:
- the LOC124360955 gene encoding uncharacterized protein LOC124360955 produces the protein MEYLRPVLQPSSGELDCLFPGQRINGDVINAYMRLLERRSIFYATVPVTYSVDTYFFETWERGGYDRVKSAFKGINLFSRDLILFPLHLRDYEGGHWALIAVKPKLNLIRSLDSLGHPRTKEMRVILEFMENNAAERKVLFDRDVWIICNTPDECPKQQNATDCGAFVCAYAELLSAGDTPSGKTINPLETRKDVARALRRGKISQEDFRVYGEAGDRMSNERVVAVAEEDFVLIRELSEAIGDLVPASPELPLSRGEEDDPGRGIVLPDLTMEEPVVMTPRTNTPTDERTSSWLSITASETWEMVEDENCSAPEIRVSAPAAKPRTPTSPAVATMTCEDARHRLHDHSSVLRNGRGSNPRVWKTKRPRHPVRVRLQNPDGTWYRTNAKNVTMKPN, from the coding sequence ATGGAGTATCTCCGGCCAGTCCTACAGCCGAGTTCTGGAGAATTAGATTGCCTATTCCCTGGTCAAAGGATTAACGGAGACGTTATTAACGCGTACATGCGGTTGTTGGAAAGGAGGAGTATTTTCTACGCCACCGTACCTGTGACCTATTCTGTAGACACATATTTTTTTGAGACCTGGGAAAGAGGGGGCTACGATCGAGTGAAGAGCGCGTTTAAGGGGATCAACCTCTTTTCTAGGGACCTGATTCTGTTCCCCTTACACTTAAGGGACTACGAGGGAGGTCACTGGGCACTTATCGCCGTGAAACCAAAACTCAACCTCATCAGGTCACTTGACTCCTTGGGACATCCCCGGACTAAAGAGATGCGAGTGATCCTCGAGTTTATGGAAAATAATGCAGCGGAAAGGAAAGTACTATTTGACAGGGACGTTTGGATAATATGCAACACACCAGACGAGTGCCCCAAACAACAGAACGCTACGGACTGTGGAGCGTTCGTATGCGCCTACGCAGAACTCTTGTCAGCGGGGGACACGCCGTCGGGGAAAACCATCAACCCCCTGGAAACCCGAAAAGACGTAGCTCGGGCGCTTAGGAGAGGGAAAATATCCCAGGAGGACTTCCGGGTCTACGGCGAAGCAGGAGACAGGATGTCAAACGAGAGGGTCGTCGCGGTAGCCGAGGAAGACTTCGTTTTGATCAGAGAGCTAAGCGAGGCGATTGGAGATTTAGTTCCTGCGTCCCCGGAACTCCCGCTAAGCAGAGGAGAGGAGGATGACCCCGGGAGAGGCATAGTTCTACCGGATCTAACGATGGAAGAGCCTGTGGTGATGACGCCGAGAACCAATACTCCCACGGACGAGCGGACGTCTTCCTGGCTGTCTATAACAGCGAGTGAGACGTGGGAGATGGTAGAAGATGAAAATTGCAGCGCGCCGGAGATCCGAGTGTCAGCACCCGCCGCTAAACCCAGGACGCCAACGAGCCCAGCAGTAGCGACGATGACTTGTGAGGATGCCCGACATAGGCTTCATGACCATTCGTCAGTTCTTCGGAACGGCCGTGGGAGTAACCCCCGCGTATGGAAAACCAAACGCCCAAGACACCCAGTAAGGGTAAGGCTCCAGAACCCTGATGGAACGTGGTACCGAACAAACGCGAAAAACGTTACAATGAAACCAAATTAA